The following are encoded together in the Candidatus Tumulicola sp. genome:
- a CDS encoding S41 family peptidase: MLSVCLLAAAQPPVLPAGVAGDVQLSYTLLTSTAYRTVSPQSLLAAASDALVDEAKKHGTTIGPPALRVESDPTQTVAGLDSAIAAAADAAHASPTDFAYAAIRAMAGSLGDRYTQFFTPDELKKFNEALDPERIGGIGVMIGIDAATSQIDLTYVVPGTPADRAGLQPGDVLTSIASTSTKGMSVENASKRLRGDTGSTVVLRVVRNGGTETPYSIERAEVQPPTVVFRMLPGDIGYIYVRVFGKATPSEFDTAVARLKAQGAKAIALDLRFDGGGLVDSALLISSRFIANKTLLIFEERGNRAETIRADNETSVTLPLIVLVNQYTASASEITAGALQDDGIGILVGTKTFGKGVMQTLTALPDGAGIKITTAHYLTPNRRDINLKGIEPDLRVDENSDSLIGDVDHDAQLRAAILFLQKKIAQAKTI, from the coding sequence GTGCTATCCGTTTGTTTGTTAGCCGCGGCGCAGCCGCCGGTGCTGCCTGCGGGCGTTGCCGGCGACGTTCAGTTGAGTTATACGCTGCTGACGTCTACCGCGTATCGCACGGTCAGTCCGCAGTCCCTACTCGCTGCGGCGTCCGACGCGCTGGTCGACGAAGCGAAGAAACACGGCACGACGATCGGTCCGCCCGCGCTGCGCGTCGAATCCGATCCTACGCAGACGGTTGCCGGATTGGATTCCGCGATCGCGGCGGCGGCCGACGCCGCGCACGCATCGCCGACCGATTTCGCATACGCTGCGATTCGCGCGATGGCGGGATCGCTCGGTGACCGCTACACGCAATTCTTTACGCCCGATGAGTTGAAGAAATTTAATGAGGCGCTCGATCCCGAGCGAATCGGCGGAATCGGCGTTATGATCGGCATCGACGCAGCCACATCGCAAATCGACTTGACGTACGTCGTCCCGGGCACGCCCGCCGATCGGGCCGGACTACAACCCGGCGACGTCCTAACATCGATCGCCTCGACCTCGACCAAAGGCATGTCGGTGGAAAATGCCAGCAAGCGGTTACGCGGCGATACGGGCTCGACCGTCGTCCTGCGCGTCGTGCGCAACGGCGGAACCGAAACACCGTATTCGATCGAGCGCGCCGAAGTGCAGCCGCCGACCGTCGTCTTTCGCATGTTGCCCGGCGATATCGGCTATATTTACGTTAGGGTTTTCGGTAAAGCCACGCCGTCGGAGTTCGACACGGCGGTCGCGCGCTTGAAAGCGCAAGGCGCCAAAGCGATTGCCTTGGATTTGCGCTTCGATGGAGGTGGTTTAGTCGATTCGGCGCTGTTGATCAGTTCTCGATTCATCGCAAACAAGACGTTGCTGATTTTCGAAGAACGCGGTAATCGCGCAGAAACCATCCGCGCCGATAACGAAACGTCGGTCACGCTGCCCCTGATCGTTCTGGTGAATCAATATACCGCATCGGCGTCGGAGATCACGGCCGGCGCACTACAGGACGACGGAATCGGAATACTGGTCGGCACCAAGACCTTCGGCAAAGGCGTGATGCAGACGCTAACGGCGTTGCCCGACGGCGCCGGCATCAAAATCACGACCGCCCATTATTTGACGCCCAACCGGCGCGACATCAACCTCAAGGGCATCGAGCCCGATTTGCGTGTCGACGAGAATAGCGATTCTCTCATCGGTGACGTCGATCACGACGCACAGTTGCGGGCCGCAATCCTATTCTTGCAGAAGAAGATAGCGCAAGCCAAAACGATCTAA
- a CDS encoding L-threonylcarbamoyladenylate synthase has translation MAPAPAASSEATIERAAALLRDGGVVAIPTETVYGLAANALDAVAVARVFEIKRRPSFDPLIVHVSGEAMLQAVAGAIPAAAYRLMERFWPGPLTIVLMKAAAVPGIVTAGAATVAVRAPAHPVARAIIERAGVPLAAPSANPFGRLSPTRAQHVWRGLGDAVDLIVDGGPAEYGLESTIVSLDPEPALLRAGAIGPEEIEAVIGPLARGATPGSVAVPGNVVHHYAPATPLNVVDWDSVPAASRSRAGWLGLRHPAPGYAYSRVLSPTGDLREAAAMLFEALHELDERSLERIDAERIPERGIGLAIADRLRRAEASSS, from the coding sequence GTGGCCCCGGCGCCTGCGGCATCGAGCGAGGCAACGATCGAGCGCGCGGCAGCCTTGCTGCGAGACGGCGGCGTGGTCGCCATTCCCACCGAGACGGTGTACGGATTGGCCGCCAATGCGCTGGACGCTGTGGCCGTCGCGCGCGTTTTCGAGATCAAGCGACGCCCGTCGTTCGATCCCCTCATCGTGCACGTTTCCGGCGAGGCGATGCTGCAGGCGGTGGCCGGCGCGATTCCGGCCGCCGCATATCGACTGATGGAGCGCTTTTGGCCCGGGCCGCTGACGATCGTTCTCATGAAAGCTGCTGCCGTACCGGGAATCGTAACGGCCGGTGCCGCGACCGTCGCCGTTCGAGCGCCGGCGCATCCCGTCGCTCGAGCGATCATCGAGCGCGCCGGAGTGCCGCTGGCGGCGCCGAGCGCCAACCCGTTCGGACGGCTGAGCCCAACGCGCGCGCAGCACGTTTGGCGCGGCCTCGGCGACGCGGTCGACCTGATCGTCGACGGCGGACCGGCCGAATACGGGCTCGAGTCGACCATCGTATCTTTGGATCCGGAGCCGGCGTTGCTGCGCGCCGGCGCTATCGGCCCCGAGGAGATCGAGGCAGTAATCGGACCGCTGGCCCGTGGAGCGACGCCGGGAAGTGTCGCGGTTCCCGGCAACGTCGTCCACCACTACGCCCCGGCGACGCCCTTAAACGTGGTGGACTGGGATAGCGTGCCCGCTGCCAGCCGCTCGCGTGCGGGCTGGCTCGGCTTGCGCCATCCGGCGCCGGGATATGCGTACTCGCGCGTTCTCTCGCCCACTGGCGACTTGCGTGAAGCTGCTGCGATGTTGTTCGAGGCGCTACACGAACTCGACGAACGCTCGCTCGAACGCATCGACGCCGAACGCATTCCGGAGCGGGGCATCGGCCTCGCGATCGCCGACCGGCTGCGCCGTGCGGAAGCTTCGTCGAGCTGA
- a CDS encoding PhzF family phenazine biosynthesis protein, with amino-acid sequence MMRYEVELQYALLDVFTSRPFSGNQLAVFFEANVDRVAMQAIARELNLSETVFVDRAPGVAAALRIFTPFHEMRFAGHPTIGAALVLADDAGWVEPAALEFQLQLGIGPIRIAIERSLSATVAWLTTPPVRFGAEFGTAEAAAMTGLSASDLRPDLPAGLAGADVPFLYVPVASQAVVDRAAVVADEVRARAGWDDINGVYVYALTGKGAYSRMFAPMSGIAEDPATGSAAGPLAAMLDRKGALPGGERFTIRQGVAMGRESELFVRRARGTDGAPAFQVGGSAVRAGRGTLFV; translated from the coding sequence ATGATGAGGTACGAGGTCGAACTGCAGTACGCGCTCCTCGACGTCTTTACCAGCCGCCCGTTTTCGGGCAATCAGTTGGCGGTGTTCTTCGAGGCGAACGTCGATCGCGTGGCGATGCAAGCGATCGCGCGCGAGCTGAATCTTTCCGAAACGGTGTTCGTGGATCGCGCTCCCGGCGTGGCTGCTGCATTGCGGATCTTCACTCCATTTCACGAGATGCGCTTCGCGGGACATCCGACGATCGGGGCGGCGCTCGTTCTCGCCGACGACGCCGGCTGGGTGGAACCGGCGGCACTCGAGTTCCAACTGCAACTCGGTATCGGCCCGATACGTATCGCCATAGAACGCAGTCTGTCGGCAACCGTCGCGTGGCTTACTACCCCGCCGGTGCGATTCGGGGCGGAATTCGGGACGGCCGAGGCCGCGGCCATGACCGGCCTGAGCGCATCAGATCTGCGCCCGGATCTGCCGGCCGGGTTAGCGGGCGCCGACGTTCCCTTTTTGTACGTCCCGGTCGCAAGTCAGGCGGTGGTCGACCGCGCCGCCGTCGTGGCCGACGAGGTGCGGGCTCGGGCCGGTTGGGACGATATCAACGGCGTCTATGTGTACGCACTCACCGGCAAAGGTGCCTATTCGCGTATGTTCGCGCCCATGTCGGGGATTGCCGAGGATCCGGCGACCGGGAGTGCTGCCGGGCCGCTGGCGGCGATGCTCGATCGCAAGGGTGCATTACCCGGCGGCGAGCGCTTCACGATTCGGCAGGGCGTCGCGATGGGGCGCGAATCGGAGCTGTTCGTGCGCCGCGCGCGAGGTACCGACGGCGCGCCGGCGTTCCAAGTGGGCGGCAGCGCCGTGCGCGCCGGGCGCGGAACGCTGTTCGTTTAG
- a CDS encoding alkaline phosphatase family protein: MNRRLLPIFVAFSMAACSSSGGGSSTPSAAVPTANPGPATTTPIKHVVIIIQENRTFDDLFSTFPNADGSTVGLHDGKPFHNTRGPLVGKDLNHIHSGFKTEYDGGKMDGFDKVHFGASGQGPPAGTYALRYVDPSYIQPYWAMAQQYALADHMFQTQGSGSFTAHQDLIRGNTAINDHESLIDFPSRGPWGCDAGPSAHTSLLTDTEQYLFNKGPAPCLDYTTLRDLLDAKNVSWKYDVPPLYGGTGYLWNAFDAIRAVRYGNGGAEWKGNVISPETGVFNQISNGQLANVTWLIPSAQNSDHPYYIDHGPQWVAQVVNAIGKSQYWNSTAIIVTWDDWGGWFDHVSPPQLDYQGLGFRVPMLVISPYSKPSYVSHTQYEFASILKFVEDNWNLGRIGVNDVRAASIADCFNFSQAPRAFTTIQSDLSREYFERERPNNVPVDPE, translated from the coding sequence ATGAATCGCAGGCTACTGCCTATCTTCGTCGCTTTCTCTATGGCCGCTTGCTCTTCATCCGGCGGCGGATCGTCGACTCCATCCGCGGCCGTCCCGACCGCCAATCCAGGACCGGCGACAACGACCCCCATCAAACATGTCGTCATCATAATTCAAGAAAACCGGACCTTCGATGATCTTTTTTCGACGTTTCCCAATGCCGACGGTTCCACCGTCGGCCTGCACGACGGTAAGCCGTTTCACAACACGCGCGGGCCGTTGGTCGGAAAAGATCTCAATCACATTCACTCGGGTTTTAAAACCGAATACGACGGCGGCAAAATGGATGGATTCGACAAGGTCCATTTCGGTGCGAGCGGACAGGGACCGCCGGCCGGAACGTATGCGTTGCGCTACGTCGATCCGAGCTACATCCAACCGTACTGGGCGATGGCACAACAATACGCGCTGGCCGATCATATGTTTCAAACGCAAGGCAGCGGAAGCTTCACGGCCCATCAAGATTTGATCCGCGGCAACACCGCGATCAACGATCACGAAAGCTTGATCGATTTTCCGTCGCGTGGTCCGTGGGGATGTGACGCCGGGCCGAGCGCGCACACCTCGTTGCTCACCGATACCGAGCAGTATCTTTTCAACAAAGGTCCCGCGCCGTGTTTGGATTACACGACGCTGCGCGATTTGCTCGATGCGAAAAACGTGAGCTGGAAGTACGACGTGCCTCCGCTCTACGGCGGCACCGGATACCTGTGGAACGCGTTCGACGCAATTCGTGCCGTGCGCTACGGCAACGGCGGTGCGGAGTGGAAGGGCAACGTGATCTCGCCGGAGACCGGCGTGTTCAACCAAATTTCCAACGGCCAGCTGGCCAACGTCACGTGGCTCATACCGTCAGCTCAGAATTCCGACCACCCCTACTATATCGACCACGGACCGCAGTGGGTTGCCCAAGTCGTGAACGCGATCGGAAAGAGCCAGTACTGGAATTCGACGGCGATTATCGTCACGTGGGACGATTGGGGCGGTTGGTTCGATCACGTGTCGCCGCCGCAACTCGACTATCAAGGTCTTGGCTTTCGCGTGCCGATGCTCGTAATATCGCCGTACTCGAAGCCGTCGTACGTTTCGCACACGCAGTATGAGTTCGCCAGCATTCTCAAATTCGTCGAAGACAACTGGAACTTGGGCCGCATCGGCGTCAACGACGTGCGCGCCGCGAGCATCGCCGATTGCTTCAACTTCTCGCAAGCGCCGCGCGCCTTCACCACAATCCAGTCGGACTTGTCGCGTGAATACTTCGAACGCGAACGCCCGAACAACGTGCCCGTCGATCCGGAATAG
- a CDS encoding 3-oxoacyl-[acyl-carrier-protein] synthase III C-terminal domain-containing protein: protein MITSTSIPATPGSRQTATAAGTIAGGRLPYPVPVVFADFENVVMTPLRDQDELKKIQVHFMTIAQSAKRGLTTDAEREELGRAIAERMERFGAASRHISARQVGVLDSNFVVRDELATGSIGEYGNLRVPTGEPLDSRMSLFEQTAYTMLGRVYGEGATPPDGIVHVTCSGYVSPSPVQMFFSHRGWLRTAVTHSYHMGCYGAFPAIRTALGLVGSSYVSLPEPKKRVDVVHTEFLSLHFDLLGETPDAFVTSTLFADGFIKYSAYPHVEFAKTGRRGLRVLAFEEQLLPDSLPEMTLRPGPLQFDMSLSKRVPFLIRDSIAGFVTALCDQAGIDFEAEKGRMVFAIHPGGPAILNQIRNRLGIEESQLEASRRVLFERGNMASATAPHIWQEIVESEDIPTGSKVLSMAFGPGLTVIGALFEKV from the coding sequence ATGATAACATCGACCTCCATCCCCGCCACCCCCGGATCCCGTCAAACCGCTACCGCCGCCGGCACCATCGCGGGCGGGCGCCTGCCCTACCCCGTGCCCGTCGTCTTTGCCGATTTCGAGAACGTCGTGATGACGCCATTACGCGATCAAGACGAACTCAAAAAGATCCAAGTTCATTTCATGACGATCGCGCAAAGTGCCAAGCGCGGTCTAACCACCGACGCAGAACGCGAGGAGCTCGGTCGCGCGATCGCCGAACGCATGGAACGTTTTGGCGCGGCCTCGCGCCACATCTCTGCGCGCCAAGTCGGCGTTCTCGACTCGAACTTCGTCGTACGCGACGAGCTAGCAACCGGTTCCATCGGTGAATACGGTAACTTGCGGGTTCCGACCGGCGAGCCGCTCGACTCGCGCATGAGCCTATTCGAACAAACCGCCTACACCATGCTTGGACGGGTGTACGGTGAAGGCGCGACCCCACCCGATGGCATCGTGCACGTTACGTGCTCCGGGTACGTCTCGCCGAGCCCCGTTCAAATGTTCTTCTCCCACCGCGGATGGCTGCGTACTGCAGTAACGCACTCGTACCACATGGGATGTTACGGCGCATTCCCGGCGATTCGGACCGCGCTCGGACTCGTCGGCTCGTCGTACGTGTCGCTGCCGGAGCCGAAGAAACGTGTCGATGTCGTGCACACCGAGTTTCTGTCGCTGCACTTCGATCTGTTGGGTGAAACGCCCGATGCCTTCGTAACGTCCACGCTGTTCGCTGACGGTTTCATCAAATATTCGGCCTACCCGCACGTCGAGTTCGCGAAGACCGGACGGCGCGGCTTGCGCGTGCTCGCGTTCGAGGAACAGTTGCTTCCCGACTCGCTTCCCGAAATGACGCTTCGCCCGGGGCCGCTGCAGTTCGACATGTCGCTATCGAAGCGCGTGCCGTTCTTGATCCGCGATTCGATCGCGGGATTCGTTACCGCGCTGTGCGATCAAGCCGGCATCGACTTCGAGGCGGAAAAAGGTCGCATGGTGTTTGCCATCCATCCTGGGGGCCCGGCAATTCTCAACCAGATTCGTAACCGCTTAGGCATCGAAGAATCGCAGTTGGAGGCGAGCCGCCGGGTGCTCTTCGAGCGCGGAAACATGGCTTCGGCGACGGCACCGCACATCTGGCAGGAGATCGTCGAATCCGAGGACATCCCGACCGGAAGCAAGGTGCTTAGCATGGCATTCGGCCCGGGCCTGACAGTAATCGGCGCCCTGTTCGAAAAAGTCTAG
- a CDS encoding sulfotransferase: protein MASQQTTPNQRFSVPAGFYWAVRGVHAGAPLFVGLGNLESQVLGRRMREVKVDRPVYICGLPRAGTTISLQMLSEHPDVTTHKYADFLMPYAPYAWNWLFPKVPVDAMRKPVPRIHRDRIQVTRDSAEMGEEILWERFFPFIHNEERVSVLDRNTSNADFERFYTEHLQKLLLSRKRPRYASKAIMCVIRMQYLLKMFPDAKFLLYIRNPIDHVASLLKQDRIWDELDRDDPRQIEIIELTGHHEFGQRQIMANVGDSRVLDEIHELRDAGRTTRARARYWSYMYDFVLAQLAGDPNLAKAVTVVRYEDLCGDSGTTIDRIIAHAELDPAKFTAVRETYTQKLSLPDYYKPKFNADELNDIVEVTDATAKQFGYDVAAIANRVAVPAETSTA from the coding sequence ATGGCTTCCCAACAGACGACTCCCAACCAGCGCTTCAGCGTGCCGGCCGGCTTCTACTGGGCCGTGCGCGGGGTTCATGCCGGTGCCCCGCTCTTCGTCGGCCTCGGCAATCTCGAGTCGCAGGTACTCGGACGCCGCATGCGCGAGGTCAAGGTCGATCGACCCGTCTACATTTGCGGGCTGCCGCGCGCGGGCACGACGATTTCGCTCCAAATGCTGAGCGAGCACCCCGATGTCACCACGCATAAGTATGCAGACTTTTTGATGCCGTACGCACCGTATGCGTGGAACTGGCTGTTTCCGAAAGTTCCGGTCGATGCGATGCGCAAACCCGTGCCGCGCATCCACCGCGATCGCATTCAAGTGACGCGCGACAGCGCCGAAATGGGCGAAGAGATTCTGTGGGAACGCTTCTTCCCGTTCATTCATAACGAAGAGCGCGTCAGCGTTTTGGACCGCAATACCAGCAATGCGGATTTCGAGCGGTTCTACACCGAGCATCTGCAAAAGCTCTTGCTTTCGCGCAAGCGCCCGCGGTACGCCAGCAAAGCGATCATGTGCGTCATTCGCATGCAATATCTGCTGAAGATGTTCCCCGACGCAAAGTTCTTGCTGTATATCCGTAATCCGATCGATCACGTTGCGTCGCTCCTCAAACAAGATCGCATTTGGGACGAGCTCGATCGCGACGATCCGCGTCAGATCGAGATCATCGAGCTGACCGGGCATCACGAGTTCGGGCAGCGGCAAATCATGGCCAACGTGGGCGACTCGCGCGTGCTCGACGAGATTCACGAATTGCGCGACGCCGGCCGGACGACGCGCGCTCGCGCCCGCTACTGGTCGTACATGTACGATTTCGTGCTCGCCCAGCTCGCGGGCGATCCCAACTTGGCGAAAGCCGTCACGGTCGTCCGCTACGAAGACCTGTGCGGCGACTCGGGAACCACGATCGACCGCATCATCGCGCACGCAGAGCTCGACCCGGCGAAGTTTACCGCCGTGCGCGAAACGTACACACAGAAACTTTCGTTACCCGACTATTACAAACCCAAGTTCAACGCGGACGAACTCAACGATATCGTCGAAGTGACCGACGCGACCGCCAAGCAATTCGGGTACGACGTCGCCGCCATCGCGAACCGTGTAGCGGTTCCGGCAGAAACGAGCACAGCGTAA
- a CDS encoding adenylate/guanylate cyclase domain-containing protein, whose protein sequence is MEHALPPPSALAFFPRIAYRVNVPAFLFTDIEGSTSRWERHGAAMADAVRRHDALLRSAIESRGGTVFKTIGDAFCAAFDSTGPAIAAAVAAQRLIRDEPWDAVGGLGVRMAVHAGDAELRDGDFFGPPLNRVARMLEHGHGGQILVSAVAVEHIGRLEDGVTLRALGALTLRGTPDPERVFQVCAADLRDDFPTLHALRAPPSNFPLQPTQLIGRASARAAIAAALGGGRLVTVDGPGGIGKTRVALAAASDVRAEYPDGAWFIDFAPLRDEELVPSAVLTTLRAGRSHAASARDALVDVLRKRRTLLVFDNCEHVVDAAARTSSALLAHCPHVATLATSRAPLRVNGEREYRLTSLDDDSAAALFAERAAMVDPAFTLDDRTRPLAIELCRRLDGLPLAIELAAARMRVLSLEELLRRLELRALTSGDRDRDPRQKTMHALIDWSYDLLAGDERRTFRALSVFAGGFTLAAACELDGAGEWNTLDALTSLTEKSLLVADIGAGTQRYRLLESIREYARDRLDGDGEAPAALERHARTFREFADRAYAEWDTDPGADWLTRYALELDNVRAALRWSFERPERFDDAASLAASAAPLFMRLSLLREGAGWCERAMSSTDVLSARTAARLQYAASMLYHNLGADDRALRCAREAVERYEVAGDERGLTRSLSQVAYESAACGQIDDARATADRALELARAAGEPRLLAATLQRCAMVSESTDMALTRSRYAEAIDLFRALGRDDEMARAMMWWADAEGVSGNPAAAVSIAAGALDGCPPDLLMFLINGMAGWYVALGDSDAALPLARQSLRLAREARHEVAELCATLYLAALSGDDRMVLRARTIGFIDAQLGRLQWTLAASDAAIASRLRDEVRRAMGDAPYETAVREGAMWSDERAAAFAQQL, encoded by the coding sequence TTGGAGCACGCGCTCCCGCCCCCCTCCGCGCTGGCGTTTTTCCCCCGAATCGCGTACCGTGTGAACGTGCCGGCCTTTTTATTTACCGACATCGAAGGCAGCACTTCGCGTTGGGAGCGGCACGGGGCGGCCATGGCGGACGCCGTCCGGCGCCACGACGCGCTGCTTCGCTCGGCGATCGAGTCGCGCGGCGGGACGGTCTTCAAAACGATCGGGGACGCGTTTTGCGCGGCCTTCGATTCTACCGGTCCGGCCATCGCGGCCGCCGTGGCCGCCCAACGCCTTATTCGCGACGAACCGTGGGACGCGGTCGGTGGACTGGGGGTGCGGATGGCCGTGCATGCCGGCGATGCCGAACTTCGCGACGGCGATTTCTTTGGGCCGCCGCTCAATCGCGTCGCGCGGATGCTGGAACACGGCCACGGCGGTCAGATTCTCGTGTCTGCGGTCGCCGTCGAGCATATCGGCAGGCTCGAGGACGGAGTGACCTTACGCGCGCTCGGCGCACTGACGCTCCGCGGGACGCCCGATCCGGAACGGGTCTTTCAGGTGTGCGCGGCCGACCTTCGCGATGACTTTCCAACGCTCCACGCGCTCCGGGCGCCGCCCAGTAATTTTCCGTTACAGCCGACGCAATTGATCGGACGCGCTTCCGCTCGCGCCGCCATCGCCGCCGCGTTAGGCGGGGGCCGGTTAGTGACGGTGGATGGTCCGGGCGGCATCGGCAAGACGCGTGTAGCCCTCGCCGCGGCATCGGACGTTCGCGCCGAGTATCCCGACGGCGCGTGGTTCATCGATTTCGCGCCCCTGCGCGACGAAGAGTTGGTACCAAGCGCGGTGTTAACGACGCTGCGGGCCGGCCGTTCGCACGCGGCATCGGCCCGTGACGCCTTGGTCGACGTCTTGCGCAAACGCCGTACGCTGCTGGTGTTCGACAACTGCGAACACGTCGTCGATGCGGCGGCTCGCACGTCGTCGGCGCTGCTGGCGCACTGTCCGCATGTGGCGACGCTCGCGACGAGTCGCGCGCCGCTACGCGTGAATGGCGAGCGCGAATATCGGCTGACGTCTCTCGACGACGATTCGGCTGCCGCGCTTTTTGCCGAGCGCGCGGCAATGGTCGATCCGGCGTTTACCCTCGACGATCGCACTCGTCCGCTGGCAATCGAGCTCTGCCGCCGCTTAGACGGTCTCCCGCTGGCCATCGAGCTTGCCGCCGCACGCATGCGCGTGCTTTCGCTCGAAGAACTGTTGCGTCGCCTAGAGTTGCGCGCGCTAACGTCCGGCGACCGAGATCGCGACCCGCGTCAAAAAACGATGCACGCTCTCATCGATTGGAGCTACGACTTACTCGCAGGCGACGAACGACGCACGTTCCGCGCGTTGTCGGTGTTCGCGGGAGGGTTTACGCTGGCAGCCGCTTGCGAACTCGACGGCGCCGGCGAATGGAACACACTCGATGCGTTGACATCGCTTACGGAGAAGTCGTTGCTCGTTGCCGATATCGGCGCCGGAACGCAGCGCTACCGGTTGCTCGAGTCGATTCGGGAATACGCGCGCGATCGGCTCGATGGGGACGGCGAAGCACCGGCGGCGTTGGAACGCCACGCGCGCACGTTTCGCGAGTTCGCCGATCGAGCGTACGCGGAATGGGACACCGATCCGGGCGCCGACTGGCTTACGCGCTACGCGCTCGAACTCGACAACGTGCGGGCTGCGTTGCGGTGGTCGTTCGAACGTCCGGAACGATTCGACGACGCCGCGTCGCTGGCGGCATCGGCGGCTCCATTGTTTATGCGCCTTTCGCTGCTACGCGAGGGCGCCGGATGGTGCGAACGCGCGATGTCGTCCACCGATGTGTTGTCCGCACGAACGGCGGCGCGTCTGCAGTATGCTGCTTCGATGCTGTACCATAATCTCGGCGCCGACGACCGCGCGCTGCGCTGCGCACGCGAAGCGGTCGAACGGTACGAAGTTGCGGGCGACGAGCGTGGTCTCACGCGCTCGCTGTCGCAAGTCGCATACGAAAGCGCCGCATGCGGTCAAATCGACGACGCGCGCGCCACGGCCGATCGCGCACTCGAGCTCGCTCGCGCGGCCGGCGAGCCGCGCTTGTTGGCGGCGACGCTGCAGCGTTGCGCGATGGTGTCGGAATCGACCGACATGGCGTTGACGCGAAGCCGATACGCCGAAGCGATCGACCTGTTCCGCGCGCTCGGCCGGGACGACGAAATGGCGCGAGCGATGATGTGGTGGGCCGATGCGGAAGGCGTTTCCGGCAACCCAGCGGCGGCCGTGTCGATTGCCGCCGGAGCGCTGGATGGCTGTCCGCCGGATCTGTTGATGTTCTTGATCAACGGCATGGCCGGCTGGTACGTCGCGCTCGGCGATAGCGATGCGGCCCTCCCGCTCGCTCGTCAATCGTTGCGGTTGGCGCGGGAAGCGCGCCACGAAGTCGCCGAGCTGTGCGCGACGCTCTATCTGGCCGCGCTTTCCGGCGACGATCGAATGGTGTTGCGAGCGAGAACGATCGGGTTCATCGATGCGCAACTCGGCCGTTTGCAGTGGACGTTGGCTGCATCCGATGCGGCGATTGCGAGCCGCTTACGTGACGAGGTGCGACGTGCGATGGGCGACGCACCGTATGAAACGGCCGTGCGTGAAGGTGCGATGTGGAGCGACGAACGCGCCGCCGCATTCGCGCAGCAGCTCTAA
- a CDS encoding cupin domain-containing protein — MLQAPPMRKVNTTALEDLEWGSPKKKYRGFGKQISEALGRKPLSLDLNERHPFDVEIMRLGPGDVPYPYHSHSAQWEFYHVISGRGKARHADGTTPIETGDAFIFRPGEPHQLFNDGDEDLIIYVVADNPIGESTHYPDSTKWIVRSPERAIVRSAPIDYFDGEE, encoded by the coding sequence GTGCTCCAAGCCCCTCCCATGCGCAAGGTCAACACTACTGCTCTAGAAGACCTCGAATGGGGATCGCCCAAGAAAAAATACCGAGGTTTCGGGAAGCAAATTTCCGAGGCACTCGGTCGCAAGCCGCTGTCGCTCGATTTAAACGAACGCCACCCGTTCGACGTCGAGATCATGCGTTTAGGACCCGGCGATGTTCCCTATCCGTATCACTCGCATAGCGCGCAGTGGGAGTTTTACCACGTCATCTCGGGCAGAGGTAAAGCGCGCCACGCGGATGGGACGACGCCGATCGAGACCGGTGATGCATTCATCTTCCGGCCCGGTGAGCCGCATCAGCTGTTCAACGACGGCGATGAGGATCTCATCATCTATGTCGTCGCGGATAATCCGATCGGCGAATCCACACATTATCCGGATAGCACAAAATGGATCGTGCGTTCGCCGGAGCGCGCTATCGTTCGATCCGCACCCATCGATTATTTCGACGGAGAGGAATAA
- a CDS encoding CARDB domain-containing protein — translation MKILLSFVTVIAMATLPAAAACAGADPSLGSVSAGHVSTAAGLSTYRLTGTVTNAGNTAQASDVLQSVDVFQDGQKVDTIGIPPLHPHQSYTFSYSAKRSSEAGAGTTKMLFRLRMSRPVGTGPQDCNAGNDSSTMTF, via the coding sequence ATGAAAATACTATTGTCGTTCGTCACCGTAATCGCAATGGCAACGCTTCCCGCAGCGGCCGCATGCGCCGGCGCGGATCCCTCGCTCGGCAGCGTTTCGGCCGGCCACGTTTCCACGGCCGCCGGATTGTCGACGTATCGGCTCACCGGTACCGTCACCAATGCCGGCAACACGGCGCAAGCTTCCGATGTGCTGCAGTCCGTCGATGTCTTTCAAGACGGGCAAAAGGTCGATACTATTGGCATTCCGCCGCTTCATCCGCATCAATCGTACACGTTCTCGTACTCCGCGAAGCGTTCCAGTGAGGCCGGCGCCGGAACGACGAAGATGCTGTTCCGTCTCCGCATGAGCCGGCCGGTTGGAACCGGGCCGCAAGACTGCAACGCGGGGAATGACTCGAGCACGATGACGTTCTAG